One segment of Panicum virgatum strain AP13 chromosome 1K, P.virgatum_v5, whole genome shotgun sequence DNA contains the following:
- the LOC120701169 gene encoding 40S ribosomal protein S8, whose protein sequence is MGISRDSMHKRRATGGKQKAWRKKRKYELGRQPANTKLSSNKTVRRVRVRGGNVKWRALRLDTGNYSWGSEAVTRKTRILDVVYNASNNELVRTQTLVKSAIVQVDAAPFKQWYLTHYGVDIGRKKKAPAAKKDAAEGQEGEAAAEETKKSNHVQRKLEKRQQGRTLDPHIEEQFGSGRLLACIASRPGQCGRADGYIIEGKELEFYMKKLQRKKGKGAAA, encoded by the exons ATGG GTATCTCGCGTGACTCGATGCACAAGCGCCGGGCCACCGGTGGGAAGCAGAAGGCCTGGAGGAAGAAGCGAAA GTATGAGCTTGGCCGCCAGCCAGCCAACACCAAGTTGTCAAGCAACAAGACGGTGAGGAGGGTCCGTGTCCGAGGAGGTAATGTGAAGTGGAGGGCTCTCCGCCTGGATACCGGTAACTACTCATGGGGTAGTGAGGCTGTTACCCGCAAGACCCGTATCCTGGATGTTGTCTACAATGCGTCAAACAATGAGCTTGTTCGGACCCAGACCCTTGTGAAGAGCGCCATTGTGCAAGTTGATGCTGCCCCATTCAAGCAGTGGTACCTCACTCACTATGGAGTGGACATTGGTAGGAAGAAGAAGGCCCCGGCTGCTAAGAAGGATGCTGCTGAG GGTCAAGAGGGTGAGGCCGCAGCTGAGGAAACCAAGAAGAGTAACCATGTCCAGAGGAAGCTTGAGAAGCGCCAGCAGGGACGCACACTTGACCCGCACATTGAGGAGCAATTTGGAAGTGGAAGGTTGTTGGCATGCATTGCTTCTCGCCCTGGGCAGTGTGGCCGAGCTGACGG TTACATCATTGAGGGTAAAGAGCTCGAGTTCTACATGAAGAAGCTCCAGAGGAAGAAGGGCAAGGGTGCCGCAGCTTAG